TCCTTTGGTCAACGTTGCCGCGGCGTGCCAGACCTGCCACCGCTGGAGCGAGGATGAACTGAAGTCCCGGGTACTGGCCATCCAGATGCGCACGCGGAAGCTGATGGACCGGTCGGAGGAGGCCATCATCGCCGCAGTCCGCGCAATCAAGACGGCCAGCGACGCAGGCGCAGGCGATGCCGCGCTGGAGAAGGCCCGCAGCCTGCACAGGAAAGCGCAGATGCGCTGGGATTACGTGCAGTCCGAGAACAGCATGGGCTTCCACAGTCCGCAGGAAGCCGCCCGCCTGCTGGGCGAGGCCATAGACTACGCGCGGCAGGCTGAGGTTGAGGCGATAAAAGCGAGCGCCGTCGGAGGAAAAACCGCGCGCACGGCGAAACGTCCGTAGACGCGCGGCAGACTGCAAGGGGACTGCCTCGCCCGTAGGCTGACGCTGAAGGGTAAGCAACGGCAAGGCGGCAGAGACTCTGCGTTTGCGCGTCGTTCATCGATGAAGATCCAGGAGGAGGAGACAATGAAACTGCAACGCTTAGCGCTGACGCTGAGTCTGGCCGCGCTGACCTGCGCGTGCGTAGCGGGAAGCGTGACGGCGCAGGAAGATATCACTCCGCGCGCGACACGGATGAACACGTTCCACGGCCCCACCGGACTGCTTCGAGTGCCGACGGCGTTCGTGGCAGTGCAAGACAATGCGCAGTATGGCGTTGCGCTGCGCGAAAACGAGCGGGCCGCAAGCGTCTCTTACGGCATCACCGACTATGCCGAGATCGGCGCAACCATCGTGGATCAGGACGGCCGGAGCAATAAGGCCATCGTCTCAGGCAAGATCAACGTGATCCCGAGCAACATCGGGTGGTTCCAGCTGGGCCTGGGCGCCATTGATCCTTTCGACGTCTACGATGACAGCTATTACATCGTGGCATCAACCGACATCCTGGGAGCCCCGAAGGGACTGGAAGAGCAGAGCATCGGGCTGCGTCTGCACCTGGGCTACGGAACGGGGATCTACCGCGAGGATCCCATCGGCGGAGCCGAGCTGTTCCTGGACGAGCGGTTCTCGGTGATCGGCGAGTATGACGGCGACGATTTCAACTTCGGTCTGCGCTACAGCCATCGCCGGCAACCCTTCCGCATCCTCGTAGGAGTGGCGGACACAGACTTCTTCCTGTCCAGCACAGTTTCTCTGGAGTTCTAACGTTTCCCAGACAGGAATCCCAACCGAGTGGGCCGCGGTGTTGATCCGCGGCCCCTCTTCTTCGGAACGCTCGTTGCGGAACCCGGAGCCCCCGGAAAATGTTCTGGCTATGAAGACCGCGCTCGAAGGCGCGCGTCCCGTATCACCAAAACCCTGGGGGAAACTGAAAAAGATGAAATGTCCTGTCTGTGATGTGGAGCTGAATATGTCCGAGCGGCACGGCGTGGAGATAGACTACTGCCCGAAATGCCGCGGTGTCTGGCTGGACCGGGGGGAGCTTGACAAGATCATCGAACGCTCAGCGGGAGAGTTCGAGGATCGGGGCTACAGGGATGAGAAAGGCTTCCGCAGCCGGGAGCCGGAGCGGTCTTACGACGATGATGAGCCAAGGCGCAGGCATCCGGGGAAGCGCCGCTCCTTCTTGGGAGATCTGTTCGACTTTGACTGAAACGGAAGCAGGCGTGGTGATGAGATGAGATGGTCCTATAAAATCGCGGAGTTCGCCGGCATCGGCGTCTACGTTCACGCGACGTTCTTTGTACTGCTGGCATTCGTCGCTATCGCTTTCCTTATACAGGGAGCAGGGACAACCGCGGCGCTGGCGGCGGTGGCGTTCATCGTGACACTGTTCGTCTGCGTGGTTGCGCACGAATACGGTCACGCGCTGGCGGCCCGCAGGTTCGGCATCCAGACCAAGGAGATCACCCTGTTGCCGATCGGCGGGGTGGCGCGACTGGAACGGATGCCGCGCGAGCCGATGCAGGAGCTCTGGATAGCGCTTGCCGGACCTGCCGTCAATGTGCTCATCGCCGCCATTCTCCTGGCGTGGTTGCTCGTTGCGGACTGGTGGAGGCCACTGCACGAAGTGGGCATTATGGGCGCCGATGCGTTTGTCGAGCGCCTGCTGATGGTGAACCTCTTCCTGGTTTTCTTCAATATGCTGCCGGCGTTTCCGATGGACGGCGGCCGCGTTCTGCGCGCCCTGATGGCCACCCGGATGGACTACACCCGCGCAACACTGCTGGCGGCCTCCATCGGGCAGGCGATGGCGATTGGCTTTGCGTTCCTTGGCTTGTTCACCAATCCGCTGCTGCTTCTCATCGCCTTCTTTGTCTGGGTGGGGGCGGGCCAGGAAGCCGCACAGGTGCAGATGCGCACTGTCATGGCCGACATTCCCGTGAGCCGGGCCATGATCACCCAGTTCAGCACGCTGCAGCCGGGAGACACTCTGGCGAAAGCTGTGGAGCTCATTCTGAGCGGCACTCAACAGGACTTCCCGGTGGTGATGGGAGACGAGGTGGTTGGAATCCTTACCCGCCAGGATCTCCTGACAGCGCTGGCCAGAATGCCTCAGGATACTCCCGTCAGCGAGGTGATGCACAGGGAATTCCGGCAGGTCGAGGAGTCCGAAACGCTGGAAAGCGCATTCACGAAGCTGCAGGAGTGCGCCTGCCACACTATGCCGGTCACCAGCAACGGCCGTCTGGTGGGCCTTCTGACAATGGAGAACGTCGGCGAGTTCGTGATGATCCAGACGGCGCTGAGCGCATCGCGCCAGCCCGCCTGACGCGAGACACGGATCTTTCCCATTTGCCGCGTCCGTGACTTCCATGCGACACTGGAAATGGGAGAGAGCCGGGTCGTCCCCGGCGCGGCAAGCGATGGCGGAGAGAGAACGGCACTGCGACGAGAGCTTCTGCCTCTTTGGAGCACAGGTGCTTCAGAAGCGCCTGCAGGCCCTCACGCGTGAGATAGCCGGCGTCCGGGAGGCAAAAGACCTGGAATATGTTCACCGGATGCGAGTCGCCTCCCGTCGGCTGCGCGCGGCCTTTTCCATCTTCGAACCCTGCTTCCCCGCCGCCCAGATGGGGCGCTGGAACCGCCGGATCAAGCGGATCACCCGCGCGCTCGGCGCGGCCCGCGACACGGACGTGCAAATCGCCTTTGTGGAGGAGTTCCTCAGCCGCATCGAAACCCAGCGCGAGCGGCGCGGCGTGGAGCGGCTCTTGCTGCGGTTAAGACAACGCCGGCAGGCGCTCCAGGCTGACGTGATCAGGACGCTCGACCGGCTGGAATCCGGCGGAGTCCTCAGGGATATGGAAGAGACTCTGCTGCAGCGTCTTGTGGAGGCACGGGTCAATCAGACGCCGGAGACCTCGCCCTGGATGTACCGGCGGGCGTGCGAGATGATCACGCTGCGGCTGGAAGAGATGCTGGCTTACGAGGTCTACATCCATCAGCCGGAGCACATCACCCAACTTCACTGCATGCGGATCGCGGCCAAGCGGCTGCGCTACACGATGGAGATCTTCGAGCCGCTTTACAACGGCGAGATGAAGAAGCACATCCAGGTGGTCAAAACGGTTCAGGAGATGCTGGGTGACATCCACGACGCGGACGTGTGGGCGGAGCAGCTCCCGGTGTTCATCGCAGAGGAGCGCGCGCGCACCCGCGAATACTGCGGCTCAGAGGCTCCGGCCCGCCGCCTGCTGCCAGGGCTGGAGGCGCTCCGCGCAGACCGCCAGGCATTCCGCCAGCAACGCTACAAGGAGTTCCTGTCTTACTGGAAGGATCTGGGCAGGGACGACGTCTGGGGAGCTCTCCGGACTCTGGTGCTGGAACGGGCGCAGGAGGCCGTGCGCCAGACCAGCCTTCCTGAAGCTGTTCTGGAGCTGGCGCCGGACCCGGCCTCGGACTGATCCCCTACCTACCAGCGGAACTCGCGCGCAGCAGTGAGAGCGGTGTCCACAGCTTCAGGAGGCGTCCCGCTGGGAAGCGGGCTGCCCGTGCTCACGATGAACGGCGCGCCGGGCCCTGAGTCCTGTATCTGCTGCCAGACGGCGGCCCGGATGCTGGAGGGATCGTTCCGGGCGAGAAGCTCCTCCGAGTCCAGATTCCCCATCAGGCAGCGATCAGCGCCGAACACCTGGCGGACTTTCTTGACCGTCACGGCGAAGGTCTTACGCGGCTGCTCGAATGCAAAGGCGTCGTAGTCGAGTTGCGCCTCCAGGTCCAGAATCGGGATGACATCCCCCTCGTTCCACAGAATGCATTTCAGCCCGGCCTTCCGGCAGGCCTCCGCAAAGGACGCCTGATACGGTAGCGCAAAACGGCGGAACATTTCGGGGGAGATGATATCGCAGGAGGCCCAGGCATCCGCGATGAGCACCGCCTCGCAGCCAGCTTCCGCCAGCTCACGCATTCTGAGCTCCTCACCTGCCCGATGGCGCTCGCAGATGTAGAGGAACAGGTCCGGGTCCGTCAGCATCATCTCCATGCTGCGCTCGAAGCCGAGTGTGTAGCAGGTGGCGATATAGCTGGTGCAATAGTTGGGGAGAACCAGGGCGCGGTCTCCCAGTTCCGTGATGAGACGCCGCAGCCCGTTCAGATAAGTCTCTCCCCAGCCCGTGAACTCCGGGACGACCCGGTCCGCATCCTCCCGCGAGTGGATGCCCCTGGCGGCCTCTATCTTCTCTTCCCTGGGCTGAAGAGCTGTCAGGCCGAGGCCGGTCTTGTTGACCAGATAATCCCGTCCGGAGTTCGGGTTGCGCACCGTCCAGTTTTCGGAGTCCTCAGAGAGAAGGACGGGATCCTCGGGACCGTATCCTCCACCGGAGTACCAGATGATGTCCGGGCGATGACGCTCGTACATCGCCATATGCGCGCGGTGGTACATCTCCGAGGAGCCGAGCGCAAGCTGCCATGGCTCCAGCCCCACAACCTCCCAGAGATAATCGAAGCCCCAGGTCATCACCGTGGCCGGGATACGCTCTGTGCTGCGGCCCGAAAGCGCATCCAGCACCAGACGTTTTCCCGCAGTATTCTCCTCCGAAGTGCCCGAAGCTAACCCGCTGGTCATACTTTCTTCCCCTGTCCTGAGATACTGGAAAGCCTGCCTCGTCTGCGGCTCCCCGCCGGACCACCGGTATTTATACCTGAATCACGCAGAATGAGCCCAAGGCGCTTGAAAAAAACGGGCGCAGGCATTATCGTGTTACCGGTTACATCGGCTGGCGTACCCAGCCACTCCCCCGGAGGGTGTTATTATGCGCAATACAATGATCCTCGGAGCCGCGCTCTTGCTGGTTGTGGCGGGGTCCGTATCTGCCCAGATCAGCGACGACTTCGACAGCTATGCCGACCAGGCCGCCTTCAATGCGGTATGGAGCGGAAGCGCCCCGATGTCGCTGACCAACAACAACTGGGTATCCGCCCCCAACTCCATCTATCAGGGGACCGTTGCCCAGCAGAGCTACCGCCACATCGGGATGGGCATTCCGCTGCAGCAGCTCTATTTCGGTTTCGACTTCTACGATGAGCGGGGAACCGCTTCGCTGGCCCGGACTTACGGGATGGTTTACTCCCGCGCGGGCGACCAGTGGACCGGAGCGCTGCAGCAGATCATCGCGGTCGGAAAGTACAATACCATCGCGACGACCAAGTATAACGCCCGCATCGCGTTCGGCAGTCTGAACTGGTTTGTGTTGGATGCGCCTGGCGCGCCGGACCGCTCGGTTGGATGGCACAAGGCCGAAGTCATCGGCGGTGTGGACCCGAACGACCCCACCAAGGCCCAGGTCAGCATCTATATCGACGGGATCCTGGGCAAGACCGTTACAGGCCTGACGAATGTCAACTTCAACTGGGTGGTGATGGGCTCCGGTCTCACGTCCACGCACGGCATGTATTTCGACAATGTGGTGGCCCGTCCCATTCCGGAACCAGCGAGCATGGCTCTTGCAGGTGTGGGATTGGCCGGCATCCTGGGTCTGCGGAGGCGGATGAGCTCCTGAGCCCCGCCACCGTATTTCGAGCGTGAGAAGCGAAGGCCGCCCTTGGGGGTGCGGCCTTTTTCTCATCGGGAGATCAGGGAGCCGGATTGCCACGCGCCGCTTGCTGCCAGGTCATTCCGCTGCCCTTCACTGCACGGGTGGGACCTGCAGTTCCGCGCTCAGGCGCTCCATCTCCGCCATAAGAGCTTTTTGAGTGTAGGCATACCTCGGACCGCCGTAGATGTTGTGCAGTTCGTTCGGATCCCGCTGCAGATCGTACATCTCCCACTCATCAACTGTGTAGAAATGGATGAGTTTGTAGCGTCCCGTGCGGACTCCACGATGCGGGCGCACTCGGTGGGATTGCGGATACTCGTAGTAGTGGTAATACATCAAGGTCCGCCAGTCCACGGGCTGCTGTCCCCTCAGCAGGGGAATGAAGCTCCGGCCGTGCAGATCATCCGGCGGCCGCAGTCCGGCTGCATCAAGAAGCGTCGGCGCAAGATCCGTGTTCAGGACGAAGGCGCCACAACGTGTTCCGGGCTGCGCCACTCCGGGAAAACGCACGATGAGCGGGACTCGAAGCGATTGTTCATACATGAAGCGCTTGTCGTACCAGCCGTGGTCCCCCAGGAAGAACCCGTTGTCTGATGTGTAGACTACAAGCGTATTCTCCGCCAGTCCGGAGGCGTCCAGAAACTGCAGCACACGCCCGATGCTTTCGTCCACTGCAGCGATGGTGCGCAGGTAATCCTTGATGAAGCGCTGATAGTTGTAGACCTTGCGCTCGCGCCCGGAGAGAGTCGCAGGCGCGTCCCCTGCGTAGTCCGGCATATCGGCGATGCGCATGTCAGCTTGAGCAGCTGAACTGGTGCGGCTGCTGTAGTCGTCGTCGAAGGTCTCCGGCAGAGGAAGGTCCGCGCGCGCGAAGAGAGAGGTGTGCCGGGGAGCCGGCTGCCAGTTGCGGTGGGGAGCCTTGTGATGGAGCAACAGGCAGAACGGCCCATTCTTCCATTCCCGCATCTTGTGGATGGCAATGTCCGTGATGATGTCCGTGACATAACCCGCAAGCCGCTTGCGCTGGCCCATCTCGATGAGATACGGGTTCACGTAGGCCCCCTGCCCCGGTGGGATGTTCCAGTAGTCGAAGTCCGCCGGATCCGAACGCAAGTGCCACTTGCCTACCACCGCGGTGCGATAGCCCGCCGCGCGAAGCGCACGTGGAAAGGTCCACTGTGAGGTATCGAAATCCGTGAAATTATCGCGTACCCCGTGCGTGTGGCTATACTTGCCCGTAAGGATTGTGGCACGTGAGGGGGCGCACAGGGAGTTCGTAACGAATGCGTTCGAGAACAGCACACCCTCGCGCGCCAGGCGGTCCATAGCCGGGGTGCGGATCAACCGTCCGCCATAGCAGCCCAGGGCGTGAGCCGCGTGGTCGTCCGCCATAATGAAGAGGATGTTCGGGCTGCGGTGGCGAGCCTGCGTGCCTCCTCCCGCCAGAGCCGCCACCCCGGCGGCCCCCATCCATTGGAGAACCATCCGGCGGCTGATACGCCCCCCTCCCGGATTGCCGTCGTGCTGCTCACTCATACCCATGCGTTTAGCCGCAGAAGCGCCGAAGCCCTCCCGGCGCGGGCATTGAAGGAATCTGCGACGCTTTTCACGAAGTGTGTCATCAGCGGCGAGCCTGCAGGAGTACCAACAGCCTATTGCAGGAGCCATCCGCCCGGCGCGAACATAAAGAGCTGGGCCCGGCCGGCCAGCCTATACAGATTGCTGAGGAGTAACGAAACCATGCAGATACCCGATGATCCAAGACAGGTGCTGGAGATGGCCCTGAACAACGAGAAGCAGGGCTACAAGATCCTCACTGATGCCAGCGCGGCGTGCGACGATAAGCTCGCCAAGGCCACCTTCGAGTTCCTCGCCCGCGAGGAGCTGAAGCATATGGACATCATCAAGAAGTATGCCGAGACCGGGATCGCTGAAGCGCCTTCGAGCGCGGCGATCATTACGAAGGCGGATATAGCCAAAGGGGTCAAGGGGATATTCGAGCAGTTCGGCTGGCAGTACGAGCAGGCCGCGCACCAGGACGAAGCGCGAGAGGAGGCCTACCGCACGGCCATGGAGATGGAGCGGCACGGCCACCATTTCTATGCGCAGGCCGCCCAGAAGGCACGAGACCCGGAAGCGCGCAAGTTCTATGAGTTCCTGGCGCAGGAAGAGATCCGCCATTTCGAGATTATTCAGGACTCGCTGGATTTCCTGACCCAACCGGACGCGATGCTGGCGATGGAAGAGCGCTGGATGCAGGTCTAAAAAGAAGCCGGCCAGCATCTGTATCGCAGAGAAGCCAGAGGATTTGGCGCCCGCCCGAGCGCGGGGTGTGACGGGCGAGCCCTTCAAAACCAAACCAGAGCCGCCGTCCGTGGGCGGCGATGAGGTCGTGACAGTT
The sequence above is drawn from the Armatimonadota bacterium genome and encodes:
- a CDS encoding sulfatase — its product is MSEQHDGNPGGGRISRRMVLQWMGAAGVAALAGGGTQARHRSPNILFIMADDHAAHALGCYGGRLIRTPAMDRLAREGVLFSNAFVTNSLCAPSRATILTGKYSHTHGVRDNFTDFDTSQWTFPRALRAAGYRTAVVGKWHLRSDPADFDYWNIPPGQGAYVNPYLIEMGQRKRLAGYVTDIITDIAIHKMREWKNGPFCLLLHHKAPHRNWQPAPRHTSLFARADLPLPETFDDDYSSRTSSAAQADMRIADMPDYAGDAPATLSGRERKVYNYQRFIKDYLRTIAAVDESIGRVLQFLDASGLAENTLVVYTSDNGFFLGDHGWYDKRFMYEQSLRVPLIVRFPGVAQPGTRCGAFVLNTDLAPTLLDAAGLRPPDDLHGRSFIPLLRGQQPVDWRTLMYYHYYEYPQSHRVRPHRGVRTGRYKLIHFYTVDEWEMYDLQRDPNELHNIYGGPRYAYTQKALMAEMERLSAELQVPPVQ
- a CDS encoding protease — translated: MRWSYKIAEFAGIGVYVHATFFVLLAFVAIAFLIQGAGTTAALAAVAFIVTLFVCVVAHEYGHALAARRFGIQTKEITLLPIGGVARLERMPREPMQELWIALAGPAVNVLIAAILLAWLLVADWWRPLHEVGIMGADAFVERLLMVNLFLVFFNMLPAFPMDGGRVLRALMATRMDYTRATLLAASIGQAMAIGFAFLGLFTNPLLLLIAFFVWVGAGQEAAQVQMRTVMADIPVSRAMITQFSTLQPGDTLAKAVELILSGTQQDFPVVMGDEVVGILTRQDLLTALARMPQDTPVSEVMHREFRQVEESETLESAFTKLQECACHTMPVTSNGRLVGLLTMENVGEFVMIQTALSASRQPA
- a CDS encoding CHAD domain-containing protein, whose protein sequence is MLQKRLQALTREIAGVREAKDLEYVHRMRVASRRLRAAFSIFEPCFPAAQMGRWNRRIKRITRALGAARDTDVQIAFVEEFLSRIETQRERRGVERLLLRLRQRRQALQADVIRTLDRLESGGVLRDMEETLLQRLVEARVNQTPETSPWMYRRACEMITLRLEEMLAYEVYIHQPEHITQLHCMRIAAKRLRYTMEIFEPLYNGEMKKHIQVVKTVQEMLGDIHDADVWAEQLPVFIAEERARTREYCGSEAPARRLLPGLEALRADRQAFRQQRYKEFLSYWKDLGRDDVWGALRTLVLERAQEAVRQTSLPEAVLELAPDPASD